Proteins from one Listeria weihenstephanensis genomic window:
- the floA gene encoding flotillin-like protein FloA (flotillin-like protein involved in membrane lipid rafts), giving the protein MIGPIIIAVLVLVVLIIFFTLVPVGLWISAISAQVRVGLGTLVGMRLRRVTPSRVVKPLIKAVKAGLDLEVNQLESHYLAGGDVDKTVDALIAAHRANIQLDFSRAAAIDLAGRDVLEAVQTSVTPKVIRTPEFTGVAQNGVEVKVITQITVQSNIDRIVGGAGEDTVIARVGEAVVSTVGETREHTDVLENPNSISKKVQEQGLGDGTAYTILSIDIAEMRIGDNIKAKLDIEKANADMEVAQAAASKRKAEAIALEQENRAVVVAAEAEVPRALAKALEKGNLGAMDIYRMDNVQADTTMREAIAKEDK; this is encoded by the coding sequence ATGATTGGACCAATTATTATCGCAGTTTTAGTACTTGTAGTTTTGATTATATTTTTCACACTAGTACCAGTAGGCCTATGGATCAGCGCCATTTCCGCGCAAGTTCGCGTAGGATTGGGAACACTTGTCGGCATGCGTTTGCGCCGGGTAACTCCTTCCCGCGTTGTCAAACCACTAATTAAAGCTGTAAAAGCCGGGCTTGACCTAGAAGTAAACCAACTGGAAAGCCATTACTTAGCTGGTGGGGACGTCGATAAAACCGTCGATGCTCTAATTGCCGCGCACCGTGCCAATATTCAACTTGATTTTAGCCGTGCCGCAGCGATTGACCTTGCAGGACGTGACGTTTTAGAAGCCGTTCAAACTTCCGTTACACCAAAAGTTATCCGCACACCTGAATTTACTGGTGTTGCTCAAAACGGTGTTGAAGTAAAAGTTATCACACAAATTACCGTGCAATCCAATATCGACCGTATCGTCGGTGGTGCCGGTGAAGATACCGTTATCGCGCGTGTCGGTGAAGCCGTAGTCTCAACTGTCGGTGAAACTCGCGAGCATACCGATGTACTCGAAAATCCAAACAGCATCTCGAAAAAAGTACAAGAACAAGGTCTTGGCGATGGCACAGCCTACACGATTCTATCGATTGATATTGCCGAAATGCGTATTGGCGATAACATCAAAGCCAAACTAGACATCGAAAAAGCCAACGCGGACATGGAAGTTGCACAAGCCGCAGCATCCAAACGTAAAGCAGAAGCGATCGCACTAGAACAAGAAAACCGTGCAGTCGTAGTTGCCGCCGAAGCCGAAGTTCCAAGAGCCCTTGCAAAAGCACTTGAAAAAGGTAACCTTGGCGCAATGGATATTTACCGTATGGATAATGTTCAAGCGGATACGACAATGAGGGAAGCTATTGCTAAAGAAGACAAATAA
- a CDS encoding LapA family protein, which translates to MANKKISVKAIIGIIIAILFIIFAFANWDSVRVSIVFMHFNAPLVFIILGSAIMGSLITLAFKKFRKNK; encoded by the coding sequence ATGGCCAATAAAAAAATATCCGTCAAAGCTATTATCGGGATTATCATTGCTATTCTATTTATTATTTTCGCCTTTGCCAACTGGGATAGCGTTCGTGTTAGCATCGTATTTATGCACTTCAATGCACCACTTGTTTTCATCATCCTCGGCTCCGCTATTATGGGTTCATTAATCACGCTAGCCTTTAAAAAGTTCAGGAAAAATAAATAA
- a CDS encoding FMN-dependent NADH-azoreductase yields MANVLFIKANGLPAERSVSVKLYEEFLKNYTASNAGDTITELDLFQADLPYYDATMMSGLYKESIGETLTQDEARLAKVANSYLEQFLAADKVVMAFPLWNFSIPAQFLTYLFYLNQAGKTFKYTAEGPVGLVTDKEVVLLNARGGVYTDGPMQSWEMSLNYVKNVLAHFGITNPETVVVEGHNAAPDQAQDLIAAGVKEAGELATKF; encoded by the coding sequence ATGGCTAATGTATTATTTATCAAAGCAAATGGTTTACCAGCGGAACGTTCCGTGAGTGTGAAATTATACGAAGAATTCTTAAAAAACTATACGGCAAGCAACGCAGGGGATACAATCACTGAACTTGATTTGTTCCAAGCAGACCTTCCTTATTATGACGCAACGATGATGAGCGGCCTTTACAAAGAGTCGATTGGCGAAACATTAACGCAGGACGAAGCTCGCCTAGCAAAAGTTGCAAACAGCTACCTAGAACAATTTTTAGCAGCTGACAAAGTTGTGATGGCATTCCCATTGTGGAACTTCAGCATCCCAGCACAATTCCTAACTTACCTATTCTACTTAAACCAAGCTGGTAAAACATTCAAATACACAGCAGAAGGCCCAGTTGGTCTTGTAACAGATAAAGAAGTCGTACTACTAAACGCACGTGGTGGCGTATACACAGACGGCCCAATGCAAAGCTGGGAAATGTCCCTTAACTACGTGAAAAACGTATTAGCACACTTCGGTATCACAAACCCTGAAACTGTAGTTGTAGAAGGTCACAACGCAGCACCAGATCAAGCACAAGATTTAATCGCAGCAGGCGTTAAAGAAGCCGGCGAATTAGCAACTAAGTTTTAA
- a CDS encoding NfeD family protein: MSREYTEDDLVYGESWGLVHRGFLADSEIERMKALRDKVMDKHGTAGTTLKPIGRVIIDGEWYDARLKDGYLDIGTPIVVVGIDIGYVLVNEDLKREEDNS; this comes from the coding sequence ATGTCGCGAGAATATACCGAAGATGATCTTGTATACGGCGAATCTTGGGGACTTGTACATCGTGGTTTCTTAGCGGACAGCGAGATTGAACGAATGAAAGCGCTACGAGATAAAGTGATGGACAAGCATGGAACAGCTGGGACAACTTTGAAACCGATTGGCAGAGTTATCATTGATGGTGAATGGTATGACGCTAGGTTAAAAGACGGCTATTTAGATATAGGAACTCCTATCGTTGTTGTCGGCATTGATATTGGCTATGTATTAGTAAACGAAGACCTAAAAAGAGAGGAAGATAATTCATGA
- a CDS encoding helix-turn-helix domain-containing protein — MITFERIKKLCKARGMSLQDLARSVNIGENSIYAWKTNAPTSDKLRAVADYLDVSVDYLLGRSDNPIPENGHSSEIQDIIDYMEQNSDFAESIRHLIKTVENQKKDK; from the coding sequence ATGATAACCTTTGAACGCATAAAAAAGCTCTGCAAAGCGAGAGGCATGTCGCTTCAAGACTTAGCTCGCAGTGTAAATATAGGAGAAAATTCAATCTACGCTTGGAAAACCAATGCTCCCACTAGTGATAAGCTTCGCGCGGTTGCGGATTATCTTGACGTTTCTGTGGATTACCTACTCGGCAGATCAGATAATCCAATTCCAGAAAATGGTCATTCCTCTGAAATACAGGATATTATTGATTACATGGAGCAAAATAGTGACTTTGCGGAATCCATCAGACATTTGATAAAAACGGTTGAAAATCAAAAAAAGGATAAATAG
- a CDS encoding GNAT family N-acetyltransferase, whose product MELREIKDSEIGKIKDLRDYAFRLPASGGEDDFNYWAENARRLGLFYGEHLLAQVLTYPLSVSILGERFAMGGLAYVASYPEYRNGGLVRQLMVESLVKMREAGQLVSYLSPFSIPFYRKFGYELFTEKVELEIESHDLPDMGTVPGRVMRLSSEDGTGIAVIREMYNRFALTRKSGMMMRDDAWWLRMARRGYTKEIAMYCDENGVTMGYMLFTMDHEVLKVHEMIALNYEAEKGLWRFIGTHSMMVDRVIAKNVGSLRDVALAFPSPNFKKREILDFMMRIVDVEPFLIKYRFAERFDAALYLKVEDETAPWNEGIFEVRGNFVKRVESTEEEVFAITIQGLGQMLMGFVRPADLVYYDKATASEATIAAWEKVIPHVRSDFYDAF is encoded by the coding sequence ATGGAATTGAGGGAAATTAAGGATTCTGAGATTGGAAAAATAAAGGATTTACGCGACTATGCATTTAGACTTCCAGCTTCTGGTGGAGAAGATGATTTTAATTATTGGGCAGAAAATGCGAGGCGTCTTGGTTTGTTTTATGGCGAGCATTTACTGGCGCAAGTATTAACATATCCGCTGAGCGTGTCGATCTTGGGTGAACGTTTTGCGATGGGTGGGCTTGCTTATGTGGCGAGTTATCCAGAGTATCGAAACGGAGGCTTGGTTCGTCAATTAATGGTAGAATCGCTTGTGAAAATGCGTGAGGCTGGGCAGCTGGTTTCTTATTTAAGCCCGTTCTCAATCCCTTTTTACCGCAAGTTCGGCTATGAGCTGTTTACGGAAAAAGTGGAGCTGGAAATCGAGTCGCATGATTTGCCGGATATGGGAACTGTCCCTGGTCGTGTGATGCGACTTAGTAGTGAGGATGGCACGGGGATTGCGGTGATTCGCGAGATGTATAATCGATTCGCCTTAACGCGAAAAAGTGGCATGATGATGCGCGATGATGCGTGGTGGTTGCGAATGGCCCGCCGTGGATATACAAAGGAAATTGCGATGTATTGTGATGAAAATGGGGTCACGATGGGGTATATGTTATTCACGATGGATCACGAGGTATTGAAGGTTCACGAGATGATCGCACTTAATTACGAAGCGGAAAAAGGGTTATGGCGATTTATTGGAACGCATAGCATGATGGTAGATCGCGTGATTGCGAAGAACGTCGGTTCATTACGCGATGTTGCGCTCGCTTTCCCGTCGCCTAATTTCAAAAAGCGCGAAATTCTTGATTTTATGATGCGAATTGTCGATGTTGAACCGTTTTTGATTAAATATCGTTTCGCGGAACGATTTGACGCAGCGTTATATTTGAAAGTGGAGGACGAGACAGCCCCTTGGAACGAAGGCATTTTTGAAGTCCGTGGTAACTTTGTGAAACGAGTAGAAAGTACAGAGGAAGAAGTGTTCGCGATCACGATTCAAGGGCTTGGCCAGATGTTGATGGGCTTTGTGAGACCCGCTGACTTGGTGTATTATGATAAGGCCACGGCGAGCGAAGCAACAATTGCCGCATGGGAAAAAGTGATACCACACGTGCGTAGCGATTTTTACGACGCATTTTGA